A genome region from Triticum aestivum cultivar Chinese Spring chromosome 2B, IWGSC CS RefSeq v2.1, whole genome shotgun sequence includes the following:
- the LOC123043938 gene encoding protein SSUH2 homolog produces MTMGAEREAGEEEESRRPLLPPSPSPAAEHQQQYQHLGRSSSSALRGSRGGWGGGGAAEVSAAEVKSAASFSSSYYPSAPNPRDDAVVYPPSIHSAVLSPSPSTAATPQHTHAQGLAIVPQGPYGGDYQPSQGVTRDVLDEVEIRHLLIEHVGHRCCWGSRPARTWKITSIEDCNVYVGTLETFIEERDTILKKEPYNGGKIDGRDKGPVLGVWELDLRSEFPMLFVPEKEVMVKIPHSEITEKCLDCEGRGEAPCPTCNAGQQHGFYKANQMTRCSICHGRGLLAHQDGSDSVCGMCNGQGMLPCIACASRGLVTCQTCNGCGSLLAQSTAHVRWKTLTARKVSATTGAASVPDEVFHRAQGVQLCNIQAYQCTPAFFADSYPLNQFSSEIVASRLPVPPSARVISERHIISVVPVTRVTMSHRKRSFSFYVVGYGRDVFIRDYPSKFCWGLCRCFEWLGN; encoded by the exons ATGACCATGGGGGCGGAgcgcgaggccggcgaggaggaggagtcgCGTCGCCCTCTTCTCCCACCCTCTCCGTCGCCAG CGGCGGAGCACCAGCAGCAGTACCAGCACCTGGGGCGGAGCAGCTCGTCGGCGCTGCGCGGGAGcaggggagggtggggcggcgggggcgcggcggAGGTCAGCGCGGCTGAGGTCAAGTccgccgcctccttctcctccaGCTACTACCCCTCGGCGCCCAATCCTCGCGACGACGCCGTCGTCTACCCTCCGTCGATCCACAGCGCCGTCCTCTCCCCATCCCCGTCAACTGCTGCCACTCCTCAGCATACGCATG CGCAAGGTTTGGCGATTGTTCCTCAAGGGCCGTACGGTGGTGATTACCAGCCTTCCCAGGGCGTCACGAG GGATGTACTGGATGAGGTGGAGATCAGGCATCTGCTAATTGAACATGTTGGACATCGATGTTGTTGGGGAAGCCGGCCTGCTCGCACATGGAAAATTACATCCATCGAGGACTGCAATGTATATGTTGGAACCTTGGAAACCTTTATCGAGGAAAGAGACACCATATTGAAAAAGGAACCCTACAATGGTGGGAAAATAGATGGAAGAGACAAGGGTCCTGTTCTTGGTGTGTGGGAACTAGATTTGAGGTCTGAGTTCCCAATGCTCTTTGTACCGGAGAAAGAAGTAATGGTCAAGATTCCTCATTCAGAAATTACTGAAAAATGCTTAG ATTGCGAGGGTCGTGGAGAGGCGCCATGTCCTACTTGCAATGCTGGTCAGCAGCATGGGTTTTACAAAGCAAATCAAATGACTCGGTGCAGTATATGTCATGGCAGGGGTTTGCTTGCTCACCAAGATGGATCTGATTCGGT ATGTGGGATGTGCAATGGTCAAGGAATGTTGCCCTGCATAGCATGTGCATCCCGGGGCCTAGTGACATGCCAGACATGTAATGGCTGTGGTTCCCTTCTTGCACAAAGCACTGCTCATGTTCGATG GAAGACGCTTACAGCAAGGAAAGTTAGTGCAACAACAGGAGCTGCTTCGGTCCCTGACGAAGTTTTCCACAGAGCGCAAGGGGTGCAACTATGCAACATACAGGCTTACCAATGCACTCCTGCTTTCTTTGCCGATTCATACCCACTCAACCAGTTCTCGTCGGAGATTGTTGCTAGCCGGCTGCCAGTTCCACCATCTGCAAGAGTGATTTCGGAGAGGCACATCATCTCAGTTGTGCCCGTAACCCGTGTAACAATGTCTCACCGTAAGCGGTCTTTTAGCTTCTACGTTGTCGGCTACGGCAGGGATGTTTTCATACGGGACTATCCTTCGAAGTTTTGCTGGGGCCTTTGCCGTTGCTTCGAATGGTTGGGGAACTAG